From the genome of Acidimicrobiia bacterium:
TCCACAGTCCCCATACGCGCAGGAACCGCGCCGCCGCGACGATCGGAACCCGACCGACGTGGTGCTCCGCGTACGAGACGCCCTCACGGCGTACACGGTTCGAGAACTGGACCTCGTTCGTGTCCAGGAAGTGCGGGACCTGCGCGCACCCGCCGTCCCAGAAGCCGATCGCCGCGCCGGAGTACGTCGCCTGACAGTTCGCACCACCGATCGCGGTTGCCTGCGAGCCGGTCGTGATCGTCGCGTCGTGGAGCACGACTGCGTTCCTGATGATCCATGGCGCGACGACGGCAGCGGTCACCAGCACGGCGACGCCCGCGCGCATCACGACGGCGCGTGCGCCGGCGCGCGTGAGGACGGCCGCCGGGATCACCGCGCACGGCAGGAGCAGCAAGGCGTCTTGCCGCGTCAACGTCGCGATGCCGACGACGACCCCGAGCAGCGCCCACCAGCCGAGCGCCGCATGCGTGCGCGCATGGTGCGCGACGAGCAGCGCGAGCAGGACGAGCGGGACGTAGAGCGTCTCGGACATCAGCGAGCCGTCGGTCGCGATCAGGAGCGGGCTGAACGCGACCAGCACCGCTGCGACGATGCCGATCGCGCGACCAGCGATCGCCCGGCCCAGGACACCGACGAGGAGCACGGTCGCGCCTCCCGTGACGACGCCGGCCATGCGCGTCGCGTACCACGAAGGACCGAAGAGCCACTCGACGCAGGCGAGGAACACCGGGTAGCCCGGTGGCCAGAACGCGCCCGGCACGAGCTTCGTCTGCGCCGCGTGTCCGCTCTGGTACGCGAACTGGTGCCCGATGTCGAGATACCCGCGTCCGTGCAGGATGTTGTACGCCTGGCTGAAGTACCAGCCGGAGTCGTTCCACAGCTTCGTGTGCGGGCCGACGACGCGCACGTACACGACGCGCACGGCGATGCCGACCACCACGACGCCGCCGAGCGCGAGCGCGAAGCCCGACGCCCGGAGACCCGGGCGTCGTCTCGGGGGGGGCGGTCACTGCGCGATCGTCGCCCGCCCCACGCGGGCGGCGCAACGCGTCAGTCCCGGGGCGCGTCGTCGACGCGCCACCATCCCTCACCGGTGTTGGCGTCGAGCAGCGCGGTCATGTGCCAGTCCTCGTCGAGCGGGCCGATCTGGCTCGTGTAGCACGAGTACGCGGCACGCTTGCGGTCGTTGGTGGCGTCGAGCGGGACGACCGCCGGCGTCGCGACGAGTCCCGCGGACGACATCTCGCGCAGACGCTGCGCGAGCGCGCCCGGCGCATACCGGAACGGCTGGTCCTCGTAGCAGAACCACGCGAGATCGCCGCGTCGTTGGCGCACGCGCAGCGCGGCCTGGTGCGTGAGCACGTGGTCGGGATGCACCAGACCGAACGGGACGCACACCGCGCTGACGCTCGACGCCGCGACGACCGCGTCGAGGGTCGCGGCGAGGTCGTCGAGGTCGACCTGCGGACGGCCGTCGAGGTACGCGGCCTCGACGTGCTCGAGCCACACGGGCTGACACGCGAGGAGCGCGAGTGCGCGCTCGTCCTCCTGGCGGCGCGCCGCCGCGACGTCGTCGCCCTCGGCGAACCCGCACCGGCGGTCCCACCGGCTCAGCGGCCGGCCGGGCGGCGTGCCGGCGAACGCGGTGACGACGACCGTCCCAGGGTTCGCGGCGAGGAAGCGCCCCGCGCTCAGCACCGCGTCATCGAGATGGGGCGAGACGACGGCGACGCGAGCGAGCACGTCCGTCCGGATCCGGCTCCACTCGCGTCGCCCCATGCGCGAGCGAGGCTAGAAGAACGCGCCCGTGCCGCTGCGCAGGCCGGCTCGATCGTGGAGACACGAGGCCGGGGCCTGCGTGGCCCCGGCCGTGGCGGAGGGAGTGGGATTTGAACCCACGGTGCCCGGAGGCACAATGGTTTTCGAGACCATCCGATTCGGCCGCTCTCGCATCCCTCCGGTGGCGCAGTGTAATGAGCGCCCGCGCACTCCCCGTCACGTTCGGGTCGTGCGACGGCTCGCGAAGAACTCGCTGAGCAGCCCCGCTGCGGCATCCGCACGCACGCCGTCGACGACGCGCATCTCGTGGTTCAGCCGCGGATCCGCGGCGATGTTGTAGAGGCTCCCGCACGCGCCCGCCTTCGGGTCGGCGGCCCCGAACACGATCTCGTCGACGCGCGCTGCGAGCGCCGCACCCGCGCACATCGGGCACGGCTCGAGCGTGACGACGAGCGCGCACCCGTCGAGTCGCCACGACCCCGTCCGCGCGGCTGCGTCGCGCAGGGCGAGGATCTCGGCGTGCGCGGTCGGGTCGTGCGCGACCTCGCGTTCGTTGTGCCGGCGCGCGAGGACGTGGTGATCGGCGAGACGGACCACGAGCGCGCCGACGGGCACGTCGCCGTGCGAGAGCGCGCCACGCGCCTCGCGAAGCGCGTCGTCCATGAGCCCGGCGAGCGTCGCCCGATCCACGGCGCGGGAGCGTACGCGCGGCACGGCGTCGATGGCGGAGACGAGGTGGCGGCGCCTACGGTCCGCCGATGGACCGTGACGAGCTGCGGCGTGTGCAGGCACCACTGAAGGATCGCTACCGCGCCGAGGCGGACGCCGCCGTCGTGACGTTGCGCGCCGAGGGCTCGCTCGCCGAGGCCGACGTCAGCTGCTCCGTGCAGACGGGACGCGCGCTCGTGGAGGCTGGACTCCATCCCGCGACCGGTGGCGACGGGTCGCTCGCCTGCTCGGGCGACATGCTGCTGCAGGCGTTGGTCGCGTGCGCGGGCGTGACGCTGCGGTCCGTCGCCACCAACCGGGGGATCGACGTGCGCGGCATGGTGCACGCCGAAGGCGACCTCGACTTCCGCGGCACGCTCGGCGTCGCCCGTGATGCGCCGGTCGGGTTCCGCGCGATCCGACTCCGGTTCGAGCTCGAGTCCGACGCCGGCGCAGAAGACCTCGACGCCCTCGTCGCGACGACCGAGCGCTACTGCGTCGTGTTGCAGACGCTCGCGAGCTCACCGGAGCTCTCGGTGGCGCGCACGTGAGTGACGCGGACGCGCTCGACCTCGGTGGGCGGACGTTCGTCGTCGCCGGTGCCGGTGGCGGCGGGATCGGCACGGCCGTGTGTCGCGCGCTCGTGCGGGCAGGCGCCGCCGTCGTCGCGCTCGACGTGGACGACGCGCGTCTCGAGTCCGCGGCCGCGCTCGGCCCCGCGGTCCACGCCTCGGTGTGCGACGTACGCGACGCGCGTGCCGTCGAACGCGTCGTCGCCGACGCGCCGCGCGTCGACGGGCTCGTGCACGTCGCGGGTGGCCTCGGCCGCGACCAATGGGCGCCGACGGCAGAGGTCCCGCTCGACGTGTTCGACGACGTCCTCACGCTCAACCTCCGCGCCGCGCTCGTCACGTCGCAGGTCGTCGCGCGGCATCTCGTCGACGCGGGTCGGGGCGGGTCGATCGTCTACATCGCCTCGATCGCGGCCCTGGCGTCGATGCCGTTCGGTGCCGCGTACGCGACGGCGAAGGCGGGATTGCTCGCGTTGATGCGCACGCAGGCCGTCGAGTGGGGCGGGGACGACATCCGGGTCAACGCGGTCGCCGCCGGGACGATCGCGACACCCAAGACCGCGCGCGACTCGGGAGCTGACGATGACGCCGGTGCGCTCGTCCCGCTCGGACGCCGAGGCACGCCCGACGACGTCGCCGGCGCGGTGCTCTACTTGTGCTCCGACCTCGCCGCGTTCGTCACCGGGCACACGCTCGTCGTCGACGGTGGTTCGTCCGTGCGTCCGTCGTTCCTCGGGCCGGACGACCTCCCGGTGTTCGTCGAGGATGCCAACCTGCGGGCGCGCCTGCGGAGACCGGCGACGTAGGGCACGGCGTCTGCACGAGCGGGCGCGCGGTCAGGTGACGACGACGGTCGCGGCGAGCGCGGTCCGATGGTCCTTCGACCACGGCGGTCCCAACGTCGCACGCGGACCGTGGAGCACCTCGTCCGCGCGTGCACCGAGCATGCGAACCGCCTCGGCCTCGACGTGCTTGGCGTCGTACAGGTGGACGGCCCAGCCTCGGGCGCGCGCGACGTCGGCGAGGGCCTGGCAGTACATGACGGAGTCGGCGCGGCTCTCGTAGGGCACGCGCCGCTGAACGGCGATGTCCGCGGGGAAGTCGGCCGGCCACGCGCGAACCGAGATCGACACGATCGGCGCGAGCGACGCGGTCTCGATCTCGTCGAGCGCGTCCGTCGTCGCGCGGACGACGGACGCGCGGACCGTGGCCACCAACTGCGCGAGCGCGTCGTCGTCGAGAGGATCAGCCGCGCGGTGGAGCACGTGTGGGCCGCCCTCGTGATGGACCGGCGCCGCCGGCAGGCCGGGCTCGATCAGCTCGATCCGGCGTCGGTCGACGACCTCGTGATCGGCCGACGCCGTCACTGCGACCGCCCATCCGAAGTGGTGCGCGATCCCGAGGCGCATCCAGGGATTGTGCCGGTTCCTGGCCGGCCTTCGCCGAGACCAGCGCGCAGCGGCCGCGGAGCGGAGGGAGTGGGATTCGAACCCACGGTGGGTTGCCCCACACACGCTTTCCAAGCGTGCCGATTCGGCCGCTCTCGCATCCCTCCGGAGGGGCGCATGGTATCGGCGCGCCCCGGCCGACCGGCCGGGCGCCGACGGCCGCGCGCACTGGTACCCTCGCCCCGCGGACCGTGCTAGGCGGGGAGCTCGTGGTGCCCTGTACCCCAAACCCACGTGTGGGGGGCTGAATCCCCGTCCGAGGCCATGGTCGACGTGAGGAAGGCGACCCGTACGCCGACGTCGAGGGTCGGGTCCTGCGCAACGGAATCCCGTGAACCGAGTCAGGTCCGGAAGGAAGCAGCTCTCAGCGGGTCCTTCCGTGTGCCGCAGGGTGGCCTGGCCTGAGCCGACGGCGGGCTGCGCGCCTCGCGGCGCCTGGTCGACGACGGGTGCACGGTCCGCATCGCGGACGCGATGCGGACCGGAAAGCACGACCGCCTCGCCGCCCCT
Proteins encoded in this window:
- a CDS encoding glycosyltransferase family 39 protein; the protein is MVVGIAVRVVYVRVVGPHTKLWNDSGWYFSQAYNILHGRGYLDIGHQFAYQSGHAAQTKLVPGAFWPPGYPVFLACVEWLFGPSWYATRMAGVVTGGATVLLVGVLGRAIAGRAIGIVAAVLVAFSPLLIATDGSLMSETLYVPLVLLALLVAHHARTHAALGWWALLGVVVGIATLTRQDALLLLPCAVIPAAVLTRAGARAVVMRAGVAVLVTAAVVAPWIIRNAVVLHDATITTGSQATAIGGANCQATYSGAAIGFWDGGCAQVPHFLDTNEVQFSNRVRREGVSYAEHHVGRVPIVAAARFLRVWGLWNPANQALHERLESRNKTWQELMWPVSIAVLALGAVGLCVLAREKRSIAMLVAPIVMTSVTAVLTYGNTRFRAPAECALAIGAATALVRAWQWLRAKDAEAQRAGVSPRLA
- a CDS encoding PIG-L family deacetylase, with the translated sequence MGRREWSRIRTDVLARVAVVSPHLDDAVLSAGRFLAANPGTVVVTAFAGTPPGRPLSRWDRRCGFAEGDDVAAARRQEDERALALLACQPVWLEHVEAAYLDGRPQVDLDDLAATLDAVVAASSVSAVCVPFGLVHPDHVLTHQAALRVRQRRGDLAWFCYEDQPFRYAPGALAQRLREMSSAGLVATPAVVPLDATNDRKRAAYSCYTSQIGPLDEDWHMTALLDANTGEGWWRVDDAPRD
- a CDS encoding nucleoside deaminase, giving the protein MDDALREARGALSHGDVPVGALVVRLADHHVLARRHNEREVAHDPTAHAEILALRDAAARTGSWRLDGCALVVTLEPCPMCAGAALAARVDEIVFGAADPKAGACGSLYNIAADPRLNHEMRVVDGVRADAAAGLLSEFFASRRTTRT
- a CDS encoding OsmC family protein, producing MDRDELRRVQAPLKDRYRAEADAAVVTLRAEGSLAEADVSCSVQTGRALVEAGLHPATGGDGSLACSGDMLLQALVACAGVTLRSVATNRGIDVRGMVHAEGDLDFRGTLGVARDAPVGFRAIRLRFELESDAGAEDLDALVATTERYCVVLQTLASSPELSVART
- a CDS encoding SDR family oxidoreductase — encoded protein: MSDADALDLGGRTFVVAGAGGGGIGTAVCRALVRAGAAVVALDVDDARLESAAALGPAVHASVCDVRDARAVERVVADAPRVDGLVHVAGGLGRDQWAPTAEVPLDVFDDVLTLNLRAALVTSQVVARHLVDAGRGGSIVYIASIAALASMPFGAAYATAKAGLLALMRTQAVEWGGDDIRVNAVAAGTIATPKTARDSGADDDAGALVPLGRRGTPDDVAGAVLYLCSDLAAFVTGHTLVVDGGSSVRPSFLGPDDLPVFVEDANLRARLRRPAT